In Pseudodesulfovibrio sp. JC047, one DNA window encodes the following:
- the modA gene encoding molybdate ABC transporter substrate-binding protein has product MRRCLQPAIFLCVFCCAMIGFTSNAYAENMRIFAGAGLMKPMEELRRNFEAAHNVHIDVHYGSSGEIFGMLGVGQTCDVFIPGAEKYTRDAIKNGWVYEASVKPIVKHVPVIVVPAGNPANIQGLADLERPGVKVALCDPKAAAIGKVSKKMLTKAGLWEKVTPNVVVYAPTCNQLLIYTALEQADAAINWLDVTTWAEGRGKVQVVRIEKKHNMIKTIPTAVHVSAKDNPLALELNAYIASAEGLVVWQKWGFEPCEK; this is encoded by the coding sequence ATGCGCCGCTGTTTGCAGCCTGCGATCTTTTTGTGTGTCTTTTGTTGTGCCATGATTGGTTTCACGTCCAATGCCTATGCCGAAAATATGCGGATTTTTGCCGGGGCCGGACTCATGAAGCCCATGGAAGAATTGCGGCGGAATTTCGAGGCCGCGCACAATGTGCATATCGATGTGCATTACGGCAGTTCCGGCGAAATTTTCGGGATGCTCGGCGTGGGTCAGACCTGTGATGTCTTTATTCCCGGTGCCGAGAAATATACCCGTGACGCCATCAAGAATGGGTGGGTGTATGAAGCGAGCGTGAAGCCCATTGTCAAACATGTGCCCGTGATTGTGGTTCCCGCTGGCAATCCTGCCAATATTCAGGGACTGGCCGATCTGGAACGTCCCGGTGTCAAAGTCGCGTTGTGCGACCCCAAGGCCGCGGCCATTGGCAAGGTCTCGAAAAAAATGCTGACCAAGGCTGGTCTGTGGGAAAAAGTGACGCCCAATGTGGTTGTCTATGCGCCTACCTGCAATCAGTTGTTGATTTATACCGCTCTGGAGCAGGCAGACGCCGCCATCAACTGGCTGGACGTGACCACCTGGGCCGAGGGCCGGGGCAAGGTGCAGGTCGTGCGTATCGAGAAGAAGCACAACATGATCAAAACCATCCCCACCGCTGTGCATGTGTCTGCCAAGGACAATCCTCTCGCGCTTGAACTGAATGCGTACATCGCGTCCGCCGAAGGGCTTGTCGTCTGGCAGAAATGGGGATTTGAACCATGCGAAAAATAA